GGTTGACCTGTTTGACAGTACCGGAACACTGGTCGGTGTATCGCATCGTGCCGGACTTCTGGTGGACGGTAAGCTGCCGCGTCTGAAGCGCGCACTGTTGGCCGATTCAACCGCTATTGTGGCGGGTGCGGCTTTGGGTACTTCTTCGACGACGCCCTATGTGGAAAGTGCGGCGGGCGTATCGGCAGGAGGCCGGACAGGCCTGACGGCGGTTACCGTCGGCGTATTGATGCTGGCGTGTCTGATGTTCTCCCCATTGGCGAAAAGTGTTCCCGCTTTTGCTACTGCACCCGCCCTGCTTTATGTCGGCACGCAGATGCTCCGCAGCGCGAGGGACATTGATTGGGACGATATGACGGAAGCCGCACCTGCGTTCCTGACCATTGTTTTCATGCCGTTTACTTATTCGATTGCAGACGGCATCGCTTTCGGCTTCATCAGTTATGCCGTAGTCAAACTTTTGTGCCGCCGAACCGAGGATGTTCCGCCTATGGTATGGATTGTTGCCGTATTGTGGGCACTAAAATTTTGGTATTTGGGTTGATTGATCCGATATTAAAAATGCCGTCTGAAATTTTCAGACGGCATTTTGTTTGGATTTTGGGCGTACAATACGGAAAACATGACGATAAGGACACAAACCATGGCACAGTTTTTTGCCATTCATCCCGACAATCCCCAAGAGCGCCTCATCAAGCAGGCAGTCGAAATCATCAATCAAGGCGGCGTGGTGGTTTATCCGACCGATTCGTGTTACGCCTTAGGTTGCAAACTCGGCGATAAGGCGGCGATGGAACGCATACTCTCCATCCGAAAAATCGATTTGAAACACCACCTGACCCTGATGTGCGCAGATTTGAGCGAGTTGGGCACATACGCCAAAGTCGACAACGTACAGTTTCGTCAGCTTAAAGCCGCCACACCCGGGCCTTATACTTTTATTTTACAGGCGACGAAGGATGTGCCGGCGCGCACGCTGCACCCGAAACGCAAAACCATCGGGCTGCGTATTCCCGATAATGCCATTGCACAAGCCCTGCTGGAGGAGTTGGGCGAACCGCTTTTAAGCTGCACCCTGATGCTGCCCGAAGACGGCGAGCCGCTGACCGACCCTTATGAAATACGCGACCGCTTGGAGCATGCCGTCGATTTGGTGATTGACGGCGGCTGGTGCGGAACCGATCCGACTACCGTCATCGACATGACCGACGGTACGGAATTGGTGCGCCAAGGTTGCGGCGATACGACAGTGTTCGGTTTGTAGGACAACAGATGCCGTCTGAAGCATAAACCGTTCAGACGGCATCATATCCCTCGCTTCCGGCAGAAATTCAAAATGCCGACACATATCGTGCCCAGGCGGAATATCCGTCTGAAACATCAAATAAAATGCCGTCTGAAAACGGGTTCGGACGGCATTTTTGCAGCTTCAATTTTTCGTCACAATCGGGATTTTCGGCTCGTAGAGCAAGTCGTAAGTCGGTTTGTCGAGCAGGTCTTGGAGTGTGAAGCCGTCCAGATAGGTAAAAAACGACTTTATCGCGCCGCCGAGTATGCCTGTCAGACGGCAGGACGGTGTAATCAGGCATTCATTGTTCGGCCCCATGCATTCGACCAACTGCATCGGTTCGAGATGACGGACGACCGCACCGATATTGATGCAGTCGGGTGGTGCGGCAAGCCTCAGTCCACCGCCTTTTCCGCGTATGCTGTGTAAGAACCCGCCTTTGACCAGCGAAGTAACCACCTTCATTAAATGACTTTTGGAAATGTCGTATGTTTCGGCAATGGTGCCGATATTGACAAGCATATCGTCATTGATGGCGGCATAGATGAGGACGCGCAGACCGTAGTCCGTATGTTGGGTCAGATACATGATTTTTCCAGTATGGTTCGTTATTTTTATTGTCGTTGCCCAAGTTTCACAGAAAATACCTTAAAGGTTGAAACTTTGTCAGTCAGGGCGGTAGAATGCAGCCTGTTCGCGGCAGTATGCCGTCTGAAACAGGCGGGCTACCGTTTGATAATTTATTATTATAACTCAAAATCATGAAACCGTTGAAACGACATTCGGCACTTATTGGACTTTCGCGCGAGCATCACCATTCGCTTTCCCTGTGCGTACGCTTGTTGCGTACGCCGGAAGAGGAACATCGGAACGAGCTCGAGCCCCATTTTGCCGAGCTGGAAGTTCATTTTCGCGAAGAAGAAACCATGTTCGCTCCTGTCTGGCAGAATATTGCCCCCGAGCTTAAAGCCCGTTTCGAGAGGGACCATGCCAAACTGCGGCAGATGATGGCGGAGCCCAAATACGGGAGTAAAGTATGGAACACGGATTTTGCCGTAACGCTTCGCGATCATGCGCGGTTTGAAGAACGCGAACTGTTTCCTGCCGTAGAACCTTTTTTGCCGTCCGGACCTGCCGGTTTGGAGGGATAAGTATATTAATGAAGAATTAAGGAACACACATGAATGCATTTACCAAGCATCCCGTCTGGGCAATGGCGTTCCGCCCGTTTTATTCACTGGCGGCACTGTACGGCGCATTGTCCGTATTGCTGTGGGGTTTCGGCTACACGGGAACGCACGAGCTGTCCGGTTTCTATTGGCATGCGCATGAAATGATCTGGGGTTATGCCGGTCTCGTCGTCATCGCCTTCCTGCTGACCGCCGTCGCCACTTGGACGGGGCAGCCGCCTACGAGGGGCGGCGTTCTAGTCGGGTTGACCGCCTTTTGGTTGGCTGCGCGGATTGCCGTCTTTATCCCGGGTTGGGGTGCGGCGGCAAGCGGCATACTCGGTACGCTGTTTTTCTGGTATGGCGCGGTGTGCATGGCTTTGCCCGTCATCCGTTCACAGAACCAACGCAACTATGTCGCCGTATTCGCAATATTTGTGCTGGGCGGCACGCATGCGGCGTTTCACGTCCAGCTTCACAACGGTAATTTTGAGGGGCTGTTGGGCGGTTTGCAGTCGGGGCTGATTATGGTGTCGGGCTTTATCGGCCTGATTGGGATGAGGATTATTTCGTTTTTTACGTCCAAACGTTTGAACGTGCCGCAGATTCCCAGTCCGAAATGGGTTGCGCAGGCTTCGCTGTGGCTGCCCATGCTGACTGCCATGCTGATGGCGCACGGTGTGTTGGCTTGGCTGTCTGCCGTTTTTGCCTTTGCGGCAGGTGTGATTTTTACCGTACAGGTTTACCGTTGGTGGTATAGGCCCGTTTTGAAAGAGCCGATGCTGTGGATTCTGTTTGCCGGTTATCTGTTTACCGGATTGGGGCTGATTGCGGTCGGCGTGTCTTATTTCAAACCTGCCTTCCTCAATTTGGGCGTGCATCTGATCGGTGTGGGCGGTATCGGCGTGTTGACTTTGGGCATGATGGCGCGTACCGCGCTCGGTCATACGGGCAATCCCATTTATCCGCCGCCTAAATCCGTTCCGGTCGCATTTTGGCTGATGATGGCGGCAACCGCCGTCCGCATGGTTGCCGTATTTTCTTCTGGTACCGCCTATACGCACAGTATACGCACATCTTCGGTTTTGTTTGCCATCGCGCTTTTGCTATATGCGTGGAAGTATATTCCTTGGCTGATCCGTCCGCGTTCCGACGGCAGGCCCGGTTGAGTAAAACCGCCGCAGATTCCCGGTCTGCGGCGGTTTTGGCTTGGGCGGGATGCCGTCTGAACATCAATTTTCATCAGACCAGCTGTCGCGCGTGGCTTTGGCTTCTTCAAAATAGCGGTACAGGGAGGGGCGGTCCCGGTTAAGCAGGATGGTTTCCAAAGTGTCCAACTGCCTGCCCAAGCCCCGAATCAGCTCCAACAGGTTGTCCCTGTTGGCAAGGCAGATGTCCGCCCACACGGCAGGGTGGCTGGAGGCGGTGCGGGTAAAGTCCTGAAAGCCCGTGGCGGCAAATTTCAGATACGCCTTTCCGTCGGGGTGGTCGAAAAGCTGGTGGACGTAGGCGAAGGCGGCAAGGTGGGGCATATGGGAGACGGCGGCAAAAACCGCATCGTGTTTTTGCGCGTCCATCGTATAAATTTTGGCCCCGACGGCGCGCCATAGGTTTTCTATCAATGAAATGCCGTCTGAATCTTCGTCGCCGTGTGGTGTGATGATGAGTTTTCTATTTTGGAACAGGCCGTACTGTGCCGAATCTGCCCCGCTTCGGTCGGAACCGGCAATCGGGTGGGCGGCAATACAGCGGTGAATGCTGTCGGGCAGGCAGCGTCGGAAAGCCTCGATAACGGAGATTTTGGTGCTGCCGACATCGGAAATCCAAGCGTGGGCGGGTAAAACGGGTGCAAGCGCGGTTAAGATGCCGGAGATGGAGGCAACGGGCGTGGCGATAACAATCAAATCCGCATCGGCGATGCTGTTTTTATCGATGACGGCGGAAGCCCGGTCAATCACGCCGCGTTCCAGCGCACGTTGCAGGTTGTCGTGGTCGGTGTCGATGCCGGTAACGGTACGGACGAGCCCCTGTCTCTTGAGGTCTAGGACGAACGAACCGCCGATCAGCCCGACACCGACGAGGACGATATGGTTCAAAATGTGCATTTGTGTAAAAAACTTTCGCAAAGTACCGTCATGGTAGCGTATCGGCGGAATATCCCGCAAGATGGGCGGGTAAAGGAGGAAAAGTGGACAAAATCAGAATAGCCGCCGTGCAGATGGTTTCCGGGCTGTCTCCCCATAAAAATATCGAAACCATGAGGCGTTTGGTTAAAACAGCGGTTCAGCGCGGTGCGGATTGGGTGCTGTTGCCCGAATATTGGGTGCTGATGGGCGCAAACGATACCGACAAACTTGCGCTTGCCGAGCCTTTGGGCGGCGGACGCTTTCAGACGGCATTGAGTGAAACGGCGAAAGCGTGCGGCGTAGTGCTGTTTGGCGGAACCGTGCCGCTGCAAAGCAGCGAGGCGGGCAAGGTAATGAATACGCTGTTGGTGTACGGACGGGACGGCGTAAGAACGGGTCTGTATCACAAAATGCATCTCTTCGGTTTTTCCGGTTTGGGCGAACGCTATGCCGAAGCCGATACCATCAGCGCAGGGCGGGAAGTGCCGCACTTGTCGGCAGAAGGCGTGCCGGTGGCGGCAGGTATTTGTTACGATGTCCGCTTTCCCGAATTTTTCCGCCGCCAGCTGCCGTTTGACGTATTGATGCTTCCGGCGGCATTCACCCATACGACGGGCAAGGCGCACTGGGAGCTGCTTTTGCGTACGCGTGCCGTCGAAAACCAATGTTATGTTGTGGCGGCGGCGCAGGGCGGGCTGCACGAAAACGGCAGGCGCACGTTCGGACACAGTATGATTGTCGATCCGTGGGGCGAAGTTTTGGACGTATTGCCCGAAGGAGAAGGCATCGTTACGGCAGACATCGATGCAGGCAGGCTGAACAGTGTCCGCAGCAGGCTGCCCGCTTTAAAACACATGGTTTTAGATGCCGTCTGAAACCGGCAGGCGGTTTGTTTTGCCCCGCCGGTGTGAAACTTCCCATCCGCCCCTCCGCCAACAAACACCGTTTTTAAGCCGAATAAGTTGAAATGTTTTACCAAATCCTTGCCCTGATTATCTGGAGCAGCTCTTTTATTGCCGCCAAATATGCCTACGCCGTCATCGATCCGGCACTGATGGTCGGCGTGCGCCTGCTGATTGCCGCGCTTTTGGTGCTGCCCGCCTGCCGCCGTCATGTCGGCAAGATTCCGCGCAGGGAATGGAAGCCCCTGCTGGCGGTATCCTTCATCAGTTATGTATTCACCCTGATGCTGCAGTTTGTCGGACTAAAATATACGTCTGCCGCCAGCGCATCGACCATCGTCGGACTCGAGCCGCTGCTGATGGTGTTTGTCGGACACTTCTTCTTCAACGACAAAGCGCGTGCCTACCACTGGATATGCGGCGCGGCGGCATTTGCCGGTGTCGCGCTGCTGATGGCGGGCGGTGCGGAAGAGGGCGGCGAAGTCGGCTGGTTCGGCTGCCTGCTGGTGTTGTTGGCGGGCGCGGGCTTTTGTGCCGCTATGCGTCCGACGCAAAGGCTGGTGGCCCGCATCGGCGCACCGGCATTCACATCTGTTTCCATTGCCGCCGCATCGCTGATGTGCCTGCCGTTTTCGCTTACTTTGGCACAGAGTTATACCGTGTATTGGAGTTGGCAGGGCGTGGTGTCGCTGCTGTATTTGGGCGTGGGGTGCAGCTGGTACGCCTATTGGCTGTGGAATAAAGGCACGAGCCGTGTTCCCGCCAATGTTTCCGGGCTGTTGATTTCGCTCGAACCCGTCGTCGGCGTGCTGTTGGCGGTTTTGATTTTGGGCGAACATTTATCGCCCGTGTCCGCTTTGGGCGTGTTTGTCGTCATCGCCGCCACTTTCGCCGCAGGCTGGCTGTCGCGCAGGGACGCGCAAAACGGCAATGCCGTCTGAAGCGGTTTCGGGCGGCATATCCTCCGGTTTTGCCCCGCCGTCCGATATGTTAAACTTGCGCCCGTACCGACCGTCGTTTGCGACGGTTTCTTTATTTGATTTGAACGGAAAAACCATGTCTCCGACCCTTCCTCCGATGAACGAAAAACTGATGGCGGTTTTGATGGCGATGCTGGTCGCGCTGATGCCGTTTTCCATCGATGCCTACCTGCCCGCGATTCCCGAAATGGCGCAGTCGCTGAACGCGGATGTCCACCGCATCGAACAGAGCCTGAGTTTGTTTATGTTCGGCACGGCGTTCGGACAGGTGGTCGGCGGTTCGGTGTCCGACATCAAAGGGCGCAAACCCGTCGCCCTGACCGGTTTGATTGTATATTGCCTTGCCGTTGCCGCCATCGCATTTGCCTCAAGTGCCGAACAGCTCCTTAACCTGCGTGCGGTACAGGCGTTCGGCGCAGGCATGACTGTGGTCATCGTCGGCGCAATGGTGCGCGATTATTATTCCGGACGCAAAGCCGCGCAGATGTTTGCCCTTATCGGCATCATTTTGATGGTTGTGCCGCTGGTCGCACCCATGGTCGGCGCATTGTTGCAGGGCTTGGGCGGCTGGCAGGCGATTTTTGTTTTTCTGGCGGCTTATTCGCTGGTGTTGCTCGGTTTGGTGCAATATTTCCTGCCCAAGCCTGCCGTCGGCGGCAAAATCAGACGGGACGTGTTCGGGCTGGTGGCTGGGCGGTTTAAACGTGTTTTGAAAACCCGTGCCGCCATGGGGTATCTGTTTTTCCAAGCATTCAGTTTCGGCTCGATGTTTGCTTTTTTGACCGAATCGTCCTTCGTGTACCAGCAACTTTACCGCGTTACGCCGCACCAATACGCCTGGGCGTTTGCACTCAACATCATCACGATGATGTTTTTCAACCGCGTTACCGCATGGCGGCTCAAAACCGGCGCGCATCCGCAAAGCATCCTGCTGTGGGGGATTGTCGTCCAGTTTGCCGCCAACCTGTCCCAACTCGCCGCCGTGCTGTTTTTCGGGTTGCCCCCGTTTTGGCTCTTGGTTGCGTGCGTGATGTTTTCGGTCGGTACGCAGGGTCTGGTCGGTGCGAACACGCAGGCATGCTTTATGTCCTATTTCAAAGAAGAGGGCGGCAGCGCAAACGCCGTATTGGGTGTATTCCAATCTTTAATCGGCGCGGGGGTAGGTATGGCGGCGACCTTCTTGCACGACGGTTCGGCAACCGTGATGGCGGCAACCATGACTGCGTCCACCTCTTGCGGCATTGCGCTTCTGTGGCTCTGCTCGCATCGTGCGTGGAAAGAAAACGGGCAAAGCGAATACCTTTAACGGAAAATGCCGTCTGAAACCGTTTCAGACGGCATTTGATGTTAGAATGCACGATAAATTACCATTCAGACAAAATCATGTCCCATCACATCGACGAACTCCTCCTTCCCCACCGCAACGCCATCGACACCATCGATGCGGAAATCCTGCGCCTGCTCAACGAACGCGCGCAACACGCACACGCCATCGGCGAACTGAAAGGTACGGGCGCGGTATACCGTCCGGAGCGCGAGGTTGCCGTGTTGCGCCGCATTCAGGATTTGAACAAAGGCCCGCTGCCCGACGAATCAGTCGCCCGCCTGTTCAGGGAAGTGATGAGCGAGTGCCTCGCCGTCGAACGCCCGCTGACCATCGCCTATCTGGGACCGCAGGGTACGTTTACCCAACAGGCGGCGATTAAGCATTTCGGTCATGCCGCACACACTATGGCGTGTCCGACCATAGA
Above is a window of Neisseria sp. Marseille-Q6792 DNA encoding:
- a CDS encoding L-threonylcarbamoyladenylate synthase, which codes for MAQFFAIHPDNPQERLIKQAVEIINQGGVVVYPTDSCYALGCKLGDKAAMERILSIRKIDLKHHLTLMCADLSELGTYAKVDNVQFRQLKAATPGPYTFILQATKDVPARTLHPKRKTIGLRIPDNAIAQALLEELGEPLLSCTLMLPEDGEPLTDPYEIRDRLEHAVDLVIDGGWCGTDPTTVIDMTDGTELVRQGCGDTTVFGL
- a CDS encoding Rrf2 family transcriptional regulator, whose product is MYLTQHTDYGLRVLIYAAINDDMLVNIGTIAETYDISKSHLMKVVTSLVKGGFLHSIRGKGGGLRLAAPPDCINIGAVVRHLEPMQLVECMGPNNECLITPSCRLTGILGGAIKSFFTYLDGFTLQDLLDKPTYDLLYEPKIPIVTKN
- a CDS encoding hemerythrin domain-containing protein encodes the protein MKPLKRHSALIGLSREHHHSLSLCVRLLRTPEEEHRNELEPHFAELEVHFREEETMFAPVWQNIAPELKARFERDHAKLRQMMAEPKYGSKVWNTDFAVTLRDHARFEERELFPAVEPFLPSGPAGLEG
- a CDS encoding NnrS family protein — protein: MNAFTKHPVWAMAFRPFYSLAALYGALSVLLWGFGYTGTHELSGFYWHAHEMIWGYAGLVVIAFLLTAVATWTGQPPTRGGVLVGLTAFWLAARIAVFIPGWGAAASGILGTLFFWYGAVCMALPVIRSQNQRNYVAVFAIFVLGGTHAAFHVQLHNGNFEGLLGGLQSGLIMVSGFIGLIGMRIISFFTSKRLNVPQIPSPKWVAQASLWLPMLTAMLMAHGVLAWLSAVFAFAAGVIFTVQVYRWWYRPVLKEPMLWILFAGYLFTGLGLIAVGVSYFKPAFLNLGVHLIGVGGIGVLTLGMMARTALGHTGNPIYPPPKSVPVAFWLMMAATAVRMVAVFSSGTAYTHSIRTSSVLFAIALLLYAWKYIPWLIRPRSDGRPG
- a CDS encoding prephenate dehydrogenase gives rise to the protein MHILNHIVLVGVGLIGGSFVLDLKRQGLVRTVTGIDTDHDNLQRALERGVIDRASAVIDKNSIADADLIVIATPVASISGILTALAPVLPAHAWISDVGSTKISVIEAFRRCLPDSIHRCIAAHPIAGSDRSGADSAQYGLFQNRKLIITPHGDEDSDGISLIENLWRAVGAKIYTMDAQKHDAVFAAVSHMPHLAAFAYVHQLFDHPDGKAYLKFAATGFQDFTRTASSHPAVWADICLANRDNLLELIRGLGRQLDTLETILLNRDRPSLYRYFEEAKATRDSWSDEN
- a CDS encoding carbon-nitrogen hydrolase family protein, producing the protein MDKIRIAAVQMVSGLSPHKNIETMRRLVKTAVQRGADWVLLPEYWVLMGANDTDKLALAEPLGGGRFQTALSETAKACGVVLFGGTVPLQSSEAGKVMNTLLVYGRDGVRTGLYHKMHLFGFSGLGERYAEADTISAGREVPHLSAEGVPVAAGICYDVRFPEFFRRQLPFDVLMLPAAFTHTTGKAHWELLLRTRAVENQCYVVAAAQGGLHENGRRTFGHSMIVDPWGEVLDVLPEGEGIVTADIDAGRLNSVRSRLPALKHMVLDAV
- a CDS encoding EamA family transporter; translated protein: MFYQILALIIWSSSFIAAKYAYAVIDPALMVGVRLLIAALLVLPACRRHVGKIPRREWKPLLAVSFISYVFTLMLQFVGLKYTSAASASTIVGLEPLLMVFVGHFFFNDKARAYHWICGAAAFAGVALLMAGGAEEGGEVGWFGCLLVLLAGAGFCAAMRPTQRLVARIGAPAFTSVSIAAASLMCLPFSLTLAQSYTVYWSWQGVVSLLYLGVGCSWYAYWLWNKGTSRVPANVSGLLISLEPVVGVLLAVLILGEHLSPVSALGVFVVIAATFAAGWLSRRDAQNGNAV
- a CDS encoding multidrug effflux MFS transporter, encoding MSPTLPPMNEKLMAVLMAMLVALMPFSIDAYLPAIPEMAQSLNADVHRIEQSLSLFMFGTAFGQVVGGSVSDIKGRKPVALTGLIVYCLAVAAIAFASSAEQLLNLRAVQAFGAGMTVVIVGAMVRDYYSGRKAAQMFALIGIILMVVPLVAPMVGALLQGLGGWQAIFVFLAAYSLVLLGLVQYFLPKPAVGGKIRRDVFGLVAGRFKRVLKTRAAMGYLFFQAFSFGSMFAFLTESSFVYQQLYRVTPHQYAWAFALNIITMMFFNRVTAWRLKTGAHPQSILLWGIVVQFAANLSQLAAVLFFGLPPFWLLVACVMFSVGTQGLVGANTQACFMSYFKEEGGSANAVLGVFQSLIGAGVGMAATFLHDGSATVMAATMTASTSCGIALLWLCSHRAWKENGQSEYL